Proteins from one Panicum virgatum strain AP13 chromosome 7K, P.virgatum_v5, whole genome shotgun sequence genomic window:
- the LOC120641296 gene encoding anaphase-promoting complex subunit 2-like has product MEADDADGSLDSWAQFCSLSNELLGGDGDLSVGPRLAPVVADLCTRGLATLVRDYFLHSLEETFRNNAVRKFWQHFHPYCSASAVDRIKFCVKEHWPDEILSRALEDICLEKSYQEKCVFVLVHALQSYEDRMSKRKLKAVDCSSSLMPRYQLMVSSVLLTTLPSSFPEILNVYFKKKLEELNVIMAESYESDQLGNHEPSESSNASDWHCGMDIDGQEVSESNFLVKNIGKVVGDLRCLGFTSVTEDAYSSAIIWLLKSKVYELAGDDYRVPVLGCVKKWIQAVPLQFLHALLTYLGDSVDYDSGSSGLKSPLASRPSSFPGIGVPSEALVRWHMRLEYFAYETLQDLRIGKLFEIIVDYPESSPAIEDLKLCLEYTGQHSKLVDSFISSLRYRLLTAGASTNDILHQYVSTIKALRTIDPTGVFLEAVGEPIRDYLRGRKDTIKCIVTMLTDGSGGNASGTGNAGDNLLEELNRDAENQENADYDNHANIDEKQAWLNSQSWEPDPVEADPLKGSRNRRKVDILGLMVSIIGSKDQLVNEYRVMLAEKLLNKADFEIDSDIRTLELLKIHFGESSMQKCEIMLNDLIDSKRTNSNIKTSLLKSSQTVPGQEEAEISHDILDATIISSNFWPPIQTEDLVVPASVDQLLSNYAKRFHQIKTPRKLLWKKNLGTVKLELEFEGRSMQFTVAPVHAAIIMRFQEKPSWTSKTLATEIGIPMDSLNRRISFWTSKGILTESAGPDADDHTFTVVDSMSDVNKNSIANERLAEYQMTEDEGESSVASVEEQLKKEMTVYEKFIIGMLTNFGSMSLDRIHNTLKMFCIAEPSYDKSLQQLQSFLSGLVADEKLETRDGLYLLKR; this is encoded by the exons ATGGAGGCGGACGACGCCGACGGCAGTCTCGATTCGTGGGCCCAATTCTGCTCTCTCTCCAACGAACTTCTCGGTGGCGATGGCGATCTCTCCGTTGGGCCGCGCCTAGCGCCCGTCGTCGCCGACCTCTGCACCCGCGGCCTCGCCACGCTCGTCCGCGACTACTTCCTCCACTCCCTCGAG GAAACATTTCGAAACAATGCAGTCAGGAAGTTCTGGCAGCACTTTCATCCTTATTGCAGTGCCTCTGCAGTAGATCGAATTAAGTTCTGT GTTAAAGAACATTGGCCTGATGAAATCTTAAGCAGAGCACTGGAGGACATATGCTTGGAAAAGAGTTACCAGGAAAAATGTGTTTTTGTTCTAGTCCATGCTTTACAATCATATGAGGATAGAATGtccaaaagaaaattaaaagcAGTGGATTGCAGTTCCAGCTTAATGCCTAGGTACCAATTAATGGTATCATCAGTACTTCTGACAACACTGCCCTCGAGCTTTCCTG AGATATTAAATGTCTATTTCAAAAAGAAGCTGGAAGAACTTAATGTTATTATGGCTGAATCTTATGAGAGTGATCAACTTGGGAATCATGAACCTTCTGAAAGTAGTAATGCCTCTGACTGGCATTGTGGAATGGATATTGATGGTCAAGAAGTTTCAGAGAGTAACTTCTTGGTAAAGAACATTGGAAAAGTTGTTGGTGATCTTAGATGTCTTGGTTTTACATCAGTGACTGAAGATGCTTATTCCTCTGCTATAATCTGGCTCTTAAAG TCTAAAGTTTATGAACTAGCTGGTGATGATTATAGAGTTCCTGTCCTTGGTTGTGTGAAGAAGTGGATTCAG GCTGTTCCTCTTCAATTTCTGCATGCTCTTTTAACATATCTTGGCGACTCGGTGGACTATGACAGTGGATCTTCTGGTCTAAAATCACCATTAGCCTCACGTCCTTCTTCTTTCCCAGGGATCGGTGTTCCTTCTGAAGCCCTTGTGCGATGGCACATGCGGCTTGAGTATTTTGCTTATGAAACCTTGCAGGACCTACGAATTGGCAAACTTTTTGAAATAATTGTAGATTACCCTGAGAG CTCTCCCGCTATTGAGGACCTAAAGCTGTGTTTGGAGTACACGGGCCAGCACTCTAAGCTTGTTGACTCATTTATCTCGTCACTTAGATATCGTCTACTTACTGCTGGTGCGTCAACAAATGATATATTGCACCAATACGTGTCCACTATCAAGGCATTGCGGACAATTGACCCCACTGGCGTGTTCTTGGAGGCAGTTGGTGAACCAATTAGGGATTATCTGAGAGGTAGAAAAGACACAATCAAATGCATAGTGACAATGCTAACTGATGGGTCTGGAGGAAATGCAAGTGGAACAGGAAATGCAGGTGACAATCTTCTGGAAGAGTTGAACAGAGATGCTGAAAACCAGGAAAATGCTGATTATGACAATCATGCAAACATTGAtgagaaacaagcatggctaaATTCTCAAAG CTGGGAACCTGATCCTGTAGAAGCAGACCCATTGAAAGGCAGCAGGAATAGAAGGAAAGTTGATATACTTGGACTAATGGTTAGTATAATTGGCTCAAAGGATCAACTAGTCAACGAATATCGTGTAATGCTGGCAGAAAAGCTGCTCAACAAAGCTGACTTTGAAATAGATTCAGATATTCGCACGTTGGAACTCCTGAAG attCATTTTGGTGAGAGCAGCATGCAGAAGTGTGAGATTATGCTTAATGACTTGATTGACTCAAAGAGAACCAATTCGAACATCAAAACATCTTTGCTAAAGTCATCTCAAACTG ttCCTGGGCAAGAGGAGGCAGAAATATCTCATGATATTCTTGATGCAACAATAATATCGTCCAACTTTTGGCCACCAATTCAG ACAGAAGACCTTGTTGTTCCTGCTTCAGTTGATCAGTTGTTATCTAATTATGCAAAAAGATTTCATCAGATAAAAACTCCACGGAAGCTGTTATGGAAGAAAAATCTTGGAACAGTCAAG TTAGAACTGGAATTTGAGGGAAGAAGCATGCAGTTTACTGTGGCTCCTGTTCATGCTGCAATCATAATGCGATTTCAAGAGAAACCTAG TTGGACTTCAAAGACACTTGCTACAGAAATTGGCATACCTATGGATTCTCTTAACAGAAGGATAAGCTTCTGGACAAGCAAG GGGATCCTGACAGAATCAGCAGGACCAGATGCCGATGATCACACCTTTACTGTTGTTGATAGCATGTCTGATGTCAACAAAAACAGTATTGCGAATGAACGCTTGGCAGAGTATCAAATGACTGAGGATGAAGGTGAAAGCTCTGTGGCTTCAGTTGAGGAACAACTTAAGAAAGAAATGACTGTGTACGAG AAATTTATCATTGGAATGCTAACCAATTTTGGGAGTATGTCACTGGACAGGATACATAACACTTTAAAG atgttctgtataGCAGAGCCATCATATGACAAGTCACTGCAGCAGCTGCAAAGTTTTCTTTCTGGTCTAGTAGCGGATGAAAAGCTAGAAACGAGGGATGGGTTATACTTGCTAAAGAGGTAG